In the Sulfobacillus thermosulfidooxidans DSM 9293 genome, GTGTTGACCAAACTGTCATCCCGGTGGTAGGTTGCAATGATTATCGACACAAAAGGCAAAGATTCCATCATTCCGGTTTCACACCTTACTGTCTAATATCGAACGAGCGTTTTCATGAACAATCTATTACGGTGATGGACATTCTGGCAGAGGGGTTAACAGGGCGAGGAGATTTTGCGTGACATCATGGGCCGACCAGGGGAGAATGCCTTCAACGTGCCACCGGGTGACTAAAGCAAACAGCAGACCAAGGCATGTTTGTCCCAAAAATTCTGCAGGCAAATCATGGCGAAACTGTCCAGCATCTTGTCCTTCTCTAATAATATGGGTCATTTGACCACTCATCACTGTGGTTAACTGGTCATGCAATAACGCCCGAACTTCGGCATGTCTTTCGGTATGCGCGAGCATTTGAAACAATATCGCACGATTGAGGGGATCAGCGTAAACCGAAAAATACCTCTCAACAACGGCTGCAATGGCTTGTGGTGATGCGACATCACCCGAATGGGGCGGCTTTGTGCTTAAGACCTCTTGCACTTGAGCTAAGGGAGATGCACTTTTGATGACTTCCAAAAAGAGACTCTCTTTATCCTTGAAATACCAAAAAATGAGACTTGTGGTTGAGATCCCGGCGGCCGACGCAATTTCCTTAATGGATGCTTGAAATCCCTTTTGGGAAAATACCTGTTTGGCTCCTTTTAGGATTTGGGCTTTAGTGTGCAGATCTTTGGCCACTGTTGACAATAACCCTCCCTGATGAGATTTGTCGATGCGATTGTGATATGCCATCACGTTGATTGTCGTTATCCGGTCATCAGCTCACTCCATGTCATTTACCGCGTCGACACAATAATGGGTTACTCGGGCATTATACCAAAGCTCGTAGCCCAGATTGTTATGGTTAAGATAATCCTTCGTCATGATGAGAGATGATGAGATGCATTGCGTGTCCGCGCCTCATACAATGATGTGAGTTTTCCAGTCATCACGTCTGTGGTTTTAGACAATATGATTTTTCCGGTGACGGCGGCGGAATTGCCGTGCCGCATTGACGGCAATAGGATCACGAACCAAATAGTTTAAGCCCTTTACGAGATGGCGAAGGTTCTTTGCTCGTAATCCCTGCACAATATGATCCCAGCCGATACGCCCTTTATAGAGACGTTGATCCCACTTTGTCAGTTGCAAACGGGGAAACCAGTGTTCAACGATGTATTCTTCGCTTTGGGCCATAATATGTTTACGGTGATGAGCTCCGGCGGCATGGTCATAATAATCGAGAAGTATTTCATCGGTATAAGTGGCTTGATAGCCTAGGGACAATATGGCTAACCATAGAAGCCAATCATCGGCACCGGGATAAGGAAGGTCTATAGTCCAATTTAATTTTTCTAACGCATCGCGGCGGATCAAGACTTGACTCGGTGAAATCAGCTGGTTAGCTACCTTTAAGTCGGCTAACAATAAATTAGGTCGGCGATCTTGGTACAACACATAGTTCCCGTGAACACCCATGACGCGCGCATTACAGGCAACAAATCCCACGGTCTGATCTTGCATGAGGATAGTCGTAAGATGAGATAAAAATTTTGGATGCCACGCATCATCCTGGTCCAAAAACGCGCAAAATTCCACGGTGCTTGGAAGCTGAGACAATCCAACCCAGCGTGCGTAAAATACCCCGTGATTGTCCGGGAGTTTTACATACTGAACAGGATAACCGGCAATAAGGCTTTCCACATCTTCAGGTTCCGGGGTCCCATCTTCAATAATCAAAACATTTAAACGTCCTGACACATCTTCTTGCGCAAAGACGCTGTCTAATGCCCGTTTGATGAACGACCGGCCAAAATAAACCGGAATAACGATACCATAATTCATGAATTCACTCCATGTCGGGTGCTCTAAGAGTATATGGTCACATGGGCTGCGTTGGTACATGGTGGCGCAGAGAATAATTGTGTGCTAGCATACTGACGCACCCCATTCAACTCTCCACTTTGCGGGGCCAACCGAGCTTTTTGACAGGTGAGATTAATGCCCAGTCAATCGCCTGGCCTTCGTCCTGAAATTAGCTGGGATTAGTATTTGTCTGTTGATAAAGGTCCGTCAATCGCTCTCAATCTCTATGGAGATTTTGTGTATCCGTAACGTGTTGTAAAAACCGCTGTAAGGCCTGGGTAAATTCGACACGTTCTTGAGGTGTCATCCGTTTTATTCCCATTGCTGCGGGACTATCTAAGAAAAAGTCCAAATGCGAAAGCATGTCTTCAGCTTCCTCGGTTAAAGTCAAAACAATGCGGCGTCTGTCATGTTTGTCGTTTTGTCTTTTGACCCAATTTTCTGTTTCCAGACGTTCAATCATGCGGGTGAGTGACGTGGCCCGAATTCCTAAGGATTTGGCTAATTCTCCAGCCGTTTGGTCACCAGAGCGTAACTGAAACAAACAACGGATTTGCGCAAGGCTCAGTCCATATTCGGTGCGCAATTCATTTAACAACGGTTCAGCAGTGAGTACCGCATCAAAAAACACACGTAAAGCAGCTTTCACATCGTCTTCCACGGTCTAGTCTCCTTAGCATCATCACTTGTAATTTTGGCCGAAGGCCGAGTATTCCCTTGTTCCTATTATGTTTTGACACAGTTCGACGGCAATACCAGAAAAACCTGGAAAATGATCGATATCCTAGCAGTTTAGCAGGAAAAAGAGCATGTATCGCGAATATATTATGGCAGTGTGGCAGTGCGCAAGAAAGAATTTAGGCAGGATTCGATTTTTTCTGCGAGCTGCCGGTAGGAGAAGGAGGGGTTTTTGGACGCATGCGAGGCAAAATCGCCTTGGCGCTGACAGGAGCAAGTCTTCTTGTATTAGCTGGTCCAGTGGTGATGACCTACGGGGCTTCACTGCAGCAGTTACAACAAGAAGAAGCCCAAGCACAGGCTCAGCTAGCGGCGGAACAGAGTCAGTACCAACAAACCCAAGCTGCTATCGATCAGGCACAGCAGCAAATTAGTTCCTTAAATCAAAAATTGGCGCAAGATCAGGCTATGGTCGGCTCCGCAAATCAACAAATCGCCTCGACACAGGCACGAATGCAGCAAACCCAAGCTTTGTTGAGCAGCACCGAAGCACAACTGAATGCAACTCAAAACGAGTTGAATGCTACCGAGGCCAATTATCAAAAAACTGAGGCCTTAATTCAACAAACGCAGGCGAGTTTAATTCAGGAAAGCAAACTGTTAAATGGGCAATTGCAGTTGATTGAGGAGCGCGGATCGATCGGATATCTGGATGTCTTATTAGGCGCCCATTCGTTTACCGATTTTGTCAGTCGTCTGTCTTTATTAGGTCAGATTGCGGGACAAGCGGCCTCAGAGGTTAATGTCATTAAACAGGAAGAAGCCCAAGAAGCCAAAGAAAAGGCCAGCTTAAAAGCGGAGGCCACGTTACTGTCGGAAACTCGTGCGTCCCTGGCCGCGCACCAAGCCTTATTACAACAAGAACAAAACATGTTGGCACAAGAAGAAAGCCAAGCAATTTCTTTGCATAATCAAGCTATGAGTGCTGCCCAAAATGCCGCGAATACATTAGCTCAACAAAAGCAAGTCGAAGCAACATTAAAAAATCAGCAGGCTCAGATCCAACAAAATATGGCGCAATTGGGTTCAAAGATTAACCAAATTGCTTCCCAAATCCAAGCGTTGCTGGGACAATTTAGTCAAGGCACGTTATCTCGAAGAGAGCTATACAACGCGATGTTGCCACTTGTGACGCCGATTGCTGAACAAGATAATCTA is a window encoding:
- a CDS encoding transglycosylase SLT domain-containing protein, whose protein sequence is MRGKIALALTGASLLVLAGPVVMTYGASLQQLQQEEAQAQAQLAAEQSQYQQTQAAIDQAQQQISSLNQKLAQDQAMVGSANQQIASTQARMQQTQALLSSTEAQLNATQNELNATEANYQKTEALIQQTQASLIQESKLLNGQLQLIEERGSIGYLDVLLGAHSFTDFVSRLSLLGQIAGQAASEVNVIKQEEAQEAKEKASLKAEATLLSETRASLAAHQALLQQEQNMLAQEESQAISLHNQAMSAAQNAANTLAQQKQVEATLKNQQAQIQQNMAQLGSKINQIASQIQALLGQFSQGTLSRRELYNAMLPLVTPIAEQDNLPPALVIAVITEESGGNAHAVSSAGAIGLMQLEPGTAEVLGISPSELYNPQQNLIAGCLYLRDMLNMFGGNLSLALSAYNAGPGAVQAYGDRVVPATQGYVDNVEALYAMYSQW
- a CDS encoding glycosyltransferase family A protein; translated protein: MNYGIVIPVYFGRSFIKRALDSVFAQEDVSGRLNVLIIEDGTPEPEDVESLIAGYPVQYVKLPDNHGVFYARWVGLSQLPSTVEFCAFLDQDDAWHPKFLSHLTTILMQDQTVGFVACNARVMGVHGNYVLYQDRRPNLLLADLKVANQLISPSQVLIRRDALEKLNWTIDLPYPGADDWLLWLAILSLGYQATYTDEILLDYYDHAAGAHHRKHIMAQSEEYIVEHWFPRLQLTKWDQRLYKGRIGWDHIVQGLRAKNLRHLVKGLNYLVRDPIAVNAARQFRRRHRKNHIV
- a CDS encoding MarR family winged helix-turn-helix transcriptional regulator; the protein is MEDDVKAALRVFFDAVLTAEPLLNELRTEYGLSLAQIRCLFQLRSGDQTAGELAKSLGIRATSLTRMIERLETENWVKRQNDKHDRRRIVLTLTEEAEDMLSHLDFFLDSPAAMGIKRMTPQERVEFTQALQRFLQHVTDTQNLHRD
- a CDS encoding TetR/AcrR family transcriptional regulator: MAKDLHTKAQILKGAKQVFSQKGFQASIKEIASAAGISTTSLIFWYFKDKESLFLEVIKSASPLAQVQEVLSTKPPHSGDVASPQAIAAVVERYFSVYADPLNRAILFQMLAHTERHAEVRALLHDQLTTVMSGQMTHIIREGQDAGQFRHDLPAEFLGQTCLGLLFALVTRWHVEGILPWSAHDVTQNLLALLTPLPECPSP